One Peribacillus simplex NBRC 15720 = DSM 1321 genomic region harbors:
- a CDS encoding GntR family transcriptional regulator has product MNVNTREPVYLQVVRHFKEQIAIGNFVAGQEIPSRRELAASLNINPNTAQKAYKEMEEQGLIHTERNFPSQITTNETILQAVRQELILAAVDTFVDAIRPINVPVDELLRVVKEKYSEEIREEEEQ; this is encoded by the coding sequence ATGAACGTAAATACCCGGGAACCGGTATATCTGCAAGTCGTTAGGCATTTCAAAGAACAAATAGCCATTGGTAATTTCGTGGCGGGGCAGGAAATTCCCTCCCGAAGAGAACTGGCGGCTTCACTTAATATAAATCCCAATACCGCTCAAAAAGCGTATAAAGAAATGGAGGAACAGGGCTTGATTCATACAGAACGAAATTTCCCCAGTCAAATCACGACGAATGAAACGATTTTACAGGCTGTAAGGCAGGAATTGATTTTGGCAGCCGTCGATACGTTTGTCGATGCGATTCGTCCGATTAATGTACCGGTTGATGAACTGCTTCGTGTGGTTAAAGAAAAATACTCGGAAGAAATAAGGGAGGAGGAAGAACAATGA
- a CDS encoding AAA family ATPase, giving the protein MKLDYDTQYIRGIYLNKDRISSYDHFPLDLPVIKHLQEVTFHPSVTYVIGENGMGKSTLLEGIAIAYGFNPEGGTLNFNFSNYDSHSNLDEYLRLKKGVYKPKDNFFFRAETFYNLATNIEELDREASFGSKIIDSFGGKSLHQQSHGESFFSAFIERFQGNGLYILDEPEAALSPLRQMSMLARINELAKQGSQFIISTHSPIIMAYPDAKILQISDEGMSEVTLEESNHYLLMKQFFEDKDRLLHHLFE; this is encoded by the coding sequence ATGAAACTAGATTATGATACACAGTACATCAGGGGCATCTACCTGAATAAAGATCGAATATCTTCGTATGACCATTTCCCTCTTGATCTGCCGGTTATCAAGCACCTTCAAGAAGTGACTTTTCATCCTAGTGTTACCTATGTTATCGGGGAAAATGGAATGGGGAAGTCCACTTTGCTTGAAGGTATTGCGATTGCGTATGGCTTCAATCCAGAAGGCGGAACGTTGAATTTCAATTTTTCCAATTATGATTCACATTCCAATTTGGACGAATACCTCCGTTTGAAAAAAGGCGTGTACAAACCGAAGGATAATTTTTTCTTTAGGGCGGAAACCTTTTATAATTTAGCTACGAATATAGAGGAATTAGACAGGGAGGCATCGTTTGGGTCAAAAATCATCGATTCCTTCGGTGGAAAGTCACTTCACCAGCAATCTCATGGGGAATCATTTTTTTCAGCCTTTATAGAACGATTTCAAGGCAATGGATTGTATATCCTTGATGAGCCTGAAGCTGCTTTGTCGCCATTAAGACAAATGTCGATGCTGGCCAGGATAAATGAGCTTGCCAAACAAGGTTCCCAATTCATCATTTCCACACATTCACCGATCATCATGGCCTACCCGGATGCTAAAATCCTCCAAATTTCAGATGAGGGAATGAGTGAGGTGACTTTAGAGGAGTCCAATCACTATTTGTTAATGAAACAGTTTTTTGAAGATAAAGATCGGCTGCTTCATCATCTATTCGAATGA